A single Banduia mediterranea DNA region contains:
- a CDS encoding Fe2+-dependent dioxygenase, with amino-acid sequence MLISIPDVLDAQQLAHCRRQLESAQWIDGNVTSGHQSARAKRNRQLPEDSAAAREVGATILRALSANPRFIAAALPAHVFPPLFNRYGVKERFGAHVDNAVRQHRGSGARIRTDLSATLFFAEPAEYDGGELVVEDTYGSHSVKLPAGHLVVYPSSSLHHVTEVTRGERLASFFWIQSMVRDESQRRLLWDLDQSIQQLAMTMPDHAAVLRLTGTYHNLLRRWAEV; translated from the coding sequence ATGCTGATCTCGATTCCAGATGTACTCGACGCGCAACAGCTCGCGCACTGCCGGCGCCAGCTGGAGTCCGCGCAGTGGATCGACGGCAATGTCACCTCAGGACATCAGTCGGCGCGAGCCAAGCGCAACCGTCAGCTGCCGGAGGACTCGGCAGCCGCGCGCGAGGTCGGGGCCACGATACTGCGAGCCCTGTCGGCCAATCCGAGATTCATCGCAGCGGCCCTGCCGGCGCATGTCTTTCCGCCGCTGTTCAACCGTTACGGTGTGAAGGAACGTTTCGGGGCGCATGTGGACAATGCGGTACGACAGCATCGCGGCAGCGGCGCGCGTATCCGCACCGACCTGTCAGCGACGCTGTTCTTCGCCGAGCCCGCGGAATACGACGGCGGCGAACTGGTGGTGGAAGACACCTATGGCAGCCACAGCGTCAAGCTGCCGGCCGGCCATCTCGTGGTCTATCCGTCGAGCAGTCTGCATCATGTCACCGAAGTCACGCGCGGCGAGCGTCTGGCCTCGTTTTTCTGGATTCAGAGCATGGTTCGCGACGAATCGCAGCGTCGTCTGTTGTGGGATCTCGATCAGTCGATTCAGCAGTTGGCGATGACGATGCCCGACCACGCCGCCGTGCTGCGCCTGACCGGCACCTATCACAATCTGTTGCGCCGCTGGGCCGAGGTCTGA
- a CDS encoding PepSY-associated TM helix domain-containing protein: protein MEPPAAILETARRQQRRSAWLRTLTQWHWISSGLCLIGMLLFAVTGITLNHAASIGATPQIDTVEAQLPEALLESLRTQTASRPDKAPLPAALSAWLDHRVPHSVSGLPADWSEDEIYLAMPRPGGDAWISVDLRSGELLYEETDRGWISYFNDLHKGRNTGVMWRWFIDVFAVACVVFCITGLLLLQLHSSRRRSTWPLVGLGLLLPLLLALLFIH from the coding sequence ATGGAACCGCCAGCCGCGATTCTGGAGACGGCGCGCCGTCAGCAACGGCGCTCGGCCTGGCTGCGTACGCTCACGCAGTGGCACTGGATCAGTTCCGGGCTGTGCCTGATCGGCATGCTGCTGTTCGCCGTGACCGGAATCACGCTCAACCACGCGGCTTCGATCGGTGCCACACCCCAGATCGATACCGTGGAGGCGCAGTTGCCGGAGGCCCTGCTGGAGTCCCTGCGCACGCAGACGGCTTCACGCCCGGACAAGGCGCCGCTGCCCGCTGCGCTCAGTGCCTGGCTGGACCATCGCGTACCGCATTCGGTGAGTGGTCTGCCGGCCGACTGGAGCGAGGACGAAATCTATCTGGCGATGCCCAGGCCCGGCGGCGACGCCTGGATCAGCGTCGATCTGCGATCGGGCGAGTTGCTGTACGAGGAGACCGATCGCGGCTGGATTTCCTATTTCAACGACCTGCACAAGGGGCGCAATACCGGCGTCATGTGGCGCTGGTTCATCGATGTATTCGCAGTCGCCTGCGTGGTGTTCTGCATCACCGGCCTGCTGCTGTTGCAACTGCACTCATCGCGTCGACGCTCGACCTGGCCGCTGGTGGGGCTCGGTCTGCTGCTGCCGCTGTTGCTGGCATTGCTGTTCATACACTGA